A stretch of the Chlorobiota bacterium genome encodes the following:
- a CDS encoding acyl-CoA carboxylase subunit beta → MDNNISLETPIEKLNRIREESQQGGGEKRTLDQHKKGKLTAKERLEILLDDSSFIEIDAFVRHGSHDFDLEKQRPYGDGVITGTGEINGRLVCVFSQDFTVFGGSLSQSHAKKICKIMDLAMKIGAPVIGINDSGGARIQEGVVSLGGYADIFLRNTLASGVIPQISAILGPCAGGAVYSPAITDFIVMTKQTSFMFVTGPNVVKTVTHEEITQEELGGAETHSVKSGVAHLTAEDEVTALLSIRKMLSYIPQNNKEVTPLINYDFESSNEDYVLNAIVPENPNKPYDIKEVINRVSDEKSFFEIQPDFAQNIVIGFARISGRSIGIVANQPSIMAGVLDIDASVKGARFVRFCDCFNIPLVVFEDVPGFLPGTDQEWKGIIKHGAKLLYAFCEATVPKITVITRKAYGGAYDVMNSKHIRGDFNYAWPTAEIAVMGSKGAAEILFKKEISSSENPELALSLRDIEYRDKFANPYLAAEHGYIDDVIEPAKTRQILINALKILENKKDTNPQKKHGNIPL, encoded by the coding sequence ATGGATAATAATATTTCACTTGAAACACCAATAGAAAAATTAAATCGTATTAGGGAAGAATCTCAACAAGGTGGAGGAGAAAAAAGAACTTTAGATCAACATAAAAAAGGAAAATTAACAGCTAAGGAAAGATTAGAAATTTTATTAGACGATTCTTCATTTATTGAAATAGATGCTTTTGTTAGGCATGGAAGCCATGATTTTGATTTAGAAAAACAACGCCCTTATGGTGATGGAGTTATAACTGGTACAGGTGAAATTAATGGAAGGTTAGTTTGTGTTTTCTCACAGGATTTTACAGTTTTTGGAGGTTCATTATCTCAATCACATGCTAAAAAGATTTGTAAAATAATGGACTTAGCTATGAAGATTGGAGCTCCAGTTATTGGGATAAATGATAGTGGTGGTGCTAGAATTCAAGAAGGTGTGGTATCGTTAGGTGGGTATGCTGATATTTTCTTAAGAAATACTTTAGCATCAGGAGTTATTCCTCAGATTAGTGCAATATTGGGTCCTTGTGCTGGTGGTGCAGTTTATTCACCAGCAATTACTGACTTTATTGTGATGACTAAACAAACTAGTTTTATGTTTGTAACTGGTCCTAATGTTGTGAAAACTGTTACTCATGAAGAGATTACACAGGAGGAACTTGGTGGAGCAGAAACTCATTCAGTAAAGTCTGGAGTAGCTCATTTAACTGCTGAAGACGAGGTTACTGCATTACTTTCAATAAGAAAAATGTTATCTTATATTCCACAAAATAATAAGGAAGTAACACCATTAATTAATTATGATTTTGAGAGTTCAAATGAAGATTACGTTTTAAACGCAATAGTTCCAGAAAATCCTAATAAACCATATGATATTAAAGAAGTAATTAATCGTGTTTCAGATGAAAAAAGTTTTTTTGAGATTCAACCAGATTTTGCTCAAAATATTGTAATTGGATTTGCAAGAATATCTGGAAGATCAATAGGAATTGTTGCAAATCAACCCTCAATAATGGCAGGTGTTTTAGATATAGATGCTTCAGTTAAGGGGGCTAGGTTTGTAAGATTCTGTGATTGTTTCAATATCCCTTTAGTTGTTTTTGAAGATGTACCAGGTTTTTTACCTGGAACAGATCAGGAATGGAAGGGTATTATAAAACATGGTGCTAAATTACTTTATGCATTTTGTGAAGCAACAGTGCCAAAGATTACAGTTATAACCAGAAAAGCTTATGGTGGTGCTTATGATGTAATGAATAGTAAACATATTAGAGGTGATTTTAATTACGCTTGGCCTACGGCTGAAATTGCAGTAATGGGAAGTAAAGGAGCTGCCGAAATTTTATTTAAAAAAGAAATTTCTTCATCAGAAAACCCAGAACTTGCTCTTTCATTGAGGGATATTGAATATAGGGATAAATTTGCAAATCCCTATTTAGCTGCTGAACATGGATACATAGATGATGTAATTGAACCTGCAAAAACTCGACAAATTTTAATTAATGCTTTAAAAATATTAGAGAATAAAAAGGATACAAACCCACAAAAGAAACATGGAAATATCCCACTTTAA
- a CDS encoding Glu/Leu/Phe/Val dehydrogenase codes for MSVKKTLSTNTHLSFNETVERNFIRAAETTNYPKGLLDQIRVCNSVYMVRFPVRIGNEIKVFTGWRAQHSHHRLPTKGGIRYASYVNEDEVVALASLMTYKCAIVDVPFGGAKGGIAMDPKNYTVDEIERITRRYTMELIKRNCIGPAIDVPAPDYGTGPREMAWMADTYQAVCPGQIDALACVTGKPVSQGGINGRTQATGRGLFFGVREALASKESAKYFGLNQGLDGKKIIVQGLGNVGYWSAKNLQEGGGVIVGIAEYEGGIYDKNGLDIDAVFNHRKDTGSILNFKNAKSFKVGSLLLEQECDILVPAALENQITAENAHKIKAKMIAEGANGPVSAEAEDILLKRGIFIIPDAYLNAGGVTVSYFEWLKNISHVGFGRIGKRHDANSKSAIVTAVERLTKGTLSQAERSVLNHGADEFDLVDSGLEETMINAYNDLFETYASRKKVKELRTASFVLAIDRIAQSYMELGIFP; via the coding sequence ATGTCTGTAAAAAAAACTCTTTCAACTAACACTCATTTAAGTTTTAATGAAACTGTTGAAAGGAATTTTATTCGTGCTGCTGAAACTACTAATTATCCCAAAGGGTTACTTGATCAAATTCGAGTGTGTAATTCAGTTTACATGGTTAGATTCCCAGTAAGAATTGGAAATGAAATAAAGGTTTTCACTGGTTGGCGTGCACAACATTCACATCATCGATTACCAACAAAAGGTGGAATAAGATATGCATCTTATGTAAACGAAGATGAAGTTGTTGCTTTAGCATCATTAATGACTTATAAATGTGCTATAGTTGATGTTCCTTTTGGAGGAGCGAAAGGTGGAATTGCAATGGACCCAAAAAATTATACTGTTGATGAGATAGAAAGAATTACACGTAGATACACAATGGAGCTTATTAAAAGGAATTGTATTGGTCCCGCAATAGATGTTCCAGCCCCAGATTATGGAACAGGTCCACGCGAAATGGCTTGGATGGCTGATACTTATCAGGCAGTTTGTCCTGGTCAAATTGATGCTTTAGCATGTGTTACAGGAAAGCCAGTTTCACAAGGTGGGATTAATGGCAGAACTCAAGCAACTGGAAGAGGACTATTTTTTGGAGTAAGAGAGGCTTTAGCAAGTAAAGAAAGTGCAAAATATTTTGGTTTAAATCAAGGATTAGATGGAAAGAAAATTATCGTTCAAGGACTTGGAAATGTAGGTTATTGGTCAGCTAAAAACTTACAAGAAGGTGGTGGAGTAATTGTTGGAATTGCTGAGTATGAAGGTGGAATATATGATAAAAATGGATTAGATATTGATGCAGTTTTTAATCATAGGAAAGATACAGGATCGATATTGAATTTTAAAAATGCAAAGAGTTTTAAAGTTGGATCATTGTTATTAGAACAAGAATGTGATATATTAGTTCCAGCAGCATTGGAGAATCAAATCACAGCTGAAAATGCTCATAAGATTAAAGCTAAAATGATTGCAGAAGGTGCTAACGGACCTGTCTCTGCTGAGGCTGAAGATATATTATTAAAAAGAGGAATATTTATAATTCCAGATGCATATTTAAATGCAGGTGGAGTTACTGTAAGTTATTTTGAATGGTTGAAAAATATATCTCATGTTGGTTTTGGTAGAATTGGCAAAAGACATGATGCTAATTCAAAATCAGCTATTGTAACAGCTGTTGAAAGGCTTACAAAAGGGACTTTAAGTCAGGCTGAAAGATCAGTTTTAAATCATGGTGCAGATGAATTTGATTTAGTTGATTCTGGCTTAGAGGAAACTATGATAAATGCATACAATGATTTATTTGAAACTTATGCATCAAGAAAGAAAGTTAAAGAATTAAGAACTGCTTCTTTTGTATTGGCTATAGACAGAATAGCACAGTCTTACATGGAGTTAGGTATTTTCCCTTAA
- a CDS encoding histidinol-phosphate transaminase, translating to MSEYNQQLVSVPQHIAQLSAYTPGKSPEDIEREFGIKGTIKLASNENPIGASPKAIKKIKNSLANLELYPDGGLSLRKKIADKYVIKFENVICGSGSESVLSCALRAFLDEEDEILSSSGTFIGFQVLAKMSGKKTHLIPQKNYTFDLNGIYKKINDSTKIIYLCNPNNPTGTAFTIDELEGFMTKVPNNILVILDEAYFEYSNGWPDYPDSMHYRWDNVLTLRSFSKVYGLAGIRIGYGMAHSDIISKLMKVKLPFEPSSLASAAGIAALDDNEFLQKSIELNRLSLKYFHFHFERLGLKYTPSIANFVMIDFNVSELAHKIHFGLLKQGIITRPLDAFGLPHCIRISTGTLEQNEKCIAALEAVLEHEHFH from the coding sequence ATGTCAGAATACAACCAACAACTAGTATCAGTACCTCAACATATTGCTCAATTATCAGCATATACACCAGGGAAATCTCCAGAAGATATTGAAAGAGAATTTGGTATAAAAGGTACTATCAAATTAGCTTCAAATGAGAATCCTATAGGAGCTTCACCAAAAGCAATTAAAAAAATAAAAAATTCGCTTGCAAATCTAGAACTATATCCAGATGGTGGATTGTCATTAAGAAAAAAAATTGCTGATAAATATGTTATTAAATTCGAAAATGTAATTTGTGGTTCAGGAAGTGAATCTGTTTTATCTTGTGCTTTAAGAGCATTTTTAGATGAAGAAGATGAAATATTATCATCTTCGGGAACATTTATTGGTTTTCAAGTTTTAGCCAAAATGTCAGGGAAAAAAACTCATTTAATACCACAGAAAAATTATACATTTGACTTAAACGGAATTTATAAAAAAATAAATGATTCAACAAAAATTATCTATTTATGTAATCCTAATAATCCTACAGGCACAGCTTTTACAATAGATGAATTAGAGGGTTTTATGACAAAAGTGCCGAATAATATTTTAGTTATTTTAGATGAAGCATATTTTGAATATTCAAATGGTTGGCCAGATTACCCTGATTCTATGCATTACAGATGGGATAATGTTTTAACACTAAGATCTTTCTCAAAAGTATATGGTTTAGCTGGTATTAGAATTGGATATGGTATGGCACATTCTGATATTATAAGTAAACTTATGAAAGTGAAGTTACCATTCGAACCAAGCAGCCTTGCTAGTGCAGCTGGAATTGCTGCTTTAGATGATAATGAATTCTTGCAAAAGTCGATTGAACTTAATAGGTTATCTTTGAAATATTTTCATTTTCATTTTGAAAGATTAGGTTTAAAATACACTCCAAGCATTGCTAATTTTGTAATGATTGATTTCAATGTTTCAGAATTAGCACATAAAATTCATTTTGGATTATTGAAACAGGGAATAATAACAAGACCTTTAGATGCATTTGGTTTGCCACATTGTATAAGAATATCAACAGGCACATTAGAACAAAATGAGAAATGTATTGCTGCTTTAGAAGCAGTTTTGGAGCATGAGCATTTTCATTAA
- a CDS encoding SCO family protein, with protein sequence MENTVEQKTNSKGVFIFLFSFIAALSLAGFVWLKSVQEDRIANENKLTDFGALPKFNFEERNGSTIGPDQLKGKVWVVNFIFTTCHGPCILMSEKMAEIQKSISKTKGDVKLVSITVDPETDTPELLKAYADKMGAKDNWLFVRGTYDETQKLAKQGFKMTLEKDSTAVDGDDFIHSVKFVLVDKKGHIRGYYNSEEPEFHAKLINDVGVMLRES encoded by the coding sequence ATGGAAAATACTGTTGAACAAAAAACTAACTCAAAAGGAGTATTTATATTTCTTTTCTCATTTATTGCTGCTCTTTCTTTGGCCGGATTTGTTTGGCTTAAAAGTGTACAAGAAGATAGAATTGCTAATGAAAATAAATTAACCGATTTTGGTGCTTTACCTAAATTTAATTTTGAAGAACGAAATGGAAGTACAATTGGTCCTGATCAGTTAAAGGGTAAAGTTTGGGTTGTAAATTTTATTTTTACAACTTGTCATGGTCCTTGTATTCTTATGTCTGAGAAAATGGCTGAAATACAAAAGTCTATCTCAAAAACAAAAGGTGATGTAAAATTAGTTTCTATAACTGTTGACCCGGAAACAGACACTCCAGAGCTTTTAAAAGCTTATGCTGACAAAATGGGAGCTAAAGATAATTGGCTCTTTGTTAGAGGGACTTATGATGAAACACAGAAACTTGCCAAACAAGGTTTTAAAATGACTTTAGAAAAAGATTCTACTGCAGTTGATGGTGATGACTTTATTCACTCTGTGAAATTTGTTCTAGTGGATAAGAAAGGTCATATTCGAGGATATTATAATAGCGAAGAACCTGAATTCCATGCAAAACTTATAAATGATGTTGGTGTAATGCTTAGGGAAAGTTAA
- the aroA gene encoding 3-phosphoshikimate 1-carboxyvinyltransferase, whose amino-acid sequence MNIKLFPFLKPIKKTFHPPSDKSITHRALFFGAVNKGRTIIKYPLISGDTKSTINVLKKLGIKIILIGNYLIVDNKNNFVSHEEYIELDCGNSGTTARLLCGYISTRNGNFVITGDESLTTRPMKRVVDPLKKLGINIRSTNNSLPIYIENSSLTKYENILSTFDVSSAQVYTSLVLSSLYTNCKIQIFRTKPMRNHTELMLKNFDINVEKIKSDNVEYDLISPKIISGNYSINVCGDPSSAAFLIALGLLVKGSDIYIENVNVNPTRITFVNVLIKMGADISIINTYVVSNELIGSIHVKYTENLNGIVLNDSNKVSEMLDEIPIFSLIATQAKGTTKIEDVGELRFKESDRIKSIVELFKSLGVTIIELSNGLKIEGDQTILGGVVESNNDHRIVMTAAVASSIAINGIEIKDSHIAEVSYPNFFDIFKNYD is encoded by the coding sequence ATGAATATAAAATTATTTCCATTTTTGAAGCCTATAAAAAAAACATTTCACCCTCCTTCAGATAAATCAATTACTCATAGAGCATTATTTTTTGGTGCTGTTAATAAAGGTAGAACAATTATTAAATATCCTTTGATAAGTGGTGATACAAAATCAACAATAAATGTATTAAAAAAATTAGGAATTAAAATAATTTTAATTGGAAATTATTTAATTGTTGATAACAAAAATAATTTTGTAAGTCATGAAGAATACATTGAACTTGACTGTGGAAACAGCGGAACTACAGCTAGATTATTATGTGGATATATTTCTACTCGAAATGGAAATTTTGTTATTACAGGTGATGAGTCACTAACAACCAGACCAATGAAAAGAGTTGTGGATCCACTAAAGAAGTTAGGAATTAATATACGTTCAACAAATAATTCTTTACCAATTTATATTGAAAATTCTTCATTAACTAAATATGAAAATATATTATCAACATTCGATGTTTCTTCTGCTCAGGTATACACATCATTAGTATTAAGTTCATTATATACAAATTGTAAAATTCAAATATTTAGAACTAAGCCAATGAGAAATCATACTGAGCTAATGCTAAAGAATTTTGATATTAATGTAGAAAAGATAAAATCAGATAATGTTGAATATGATTTAATTTCACCAAAAATAATTAGTGGAAATTATAGTATTAATGTTTGTGGAGATCCTTCAAGTGCTGCATTTCTTATTGCTTTAGGTTTGTTAGTTAAAGGATCAGATATTTATATTGAAAATGTAAATGTAAACCCAACAAGAATAACTTTTGTAAATGTATTAATCAAAATGGGAGCAGATATATCTATTATTAACACATATGTTGTTAGTAATGAATTAATTGGAAGTATTCATGTTAAGTACACAGAAAATTTGAATGGAATTGTATTAAATGACTCAAATAAAGTTTCTGAAATGTTAGATGAGATTCCTATATTTTCTTTAATAGCAACTCAAGCAAAAGGTACAACTAAAATTGAAGATGTTGGAGAACTTAGATTTAAAGAAAGTGACAGAATTAAATCAATTGTTGAATTGTTTAAAAGCCTAGGAGTAACTATAATTGAACTAAGTAATGGGTTGAAAATTGAAGGAGATCAAACTATACTAGGTGGGGTAGTAGAATCTAACAATGATCATAGAATTGTGATGACTGCTGCAGTAGCAAGTTCAATTGCTATAAATGGAATCGAAATTAAAGATTCACATATTGCAGAAGTATCTTATCCAAATTTTTTTGATATATTTAAGAATTATGATTAA
- the uvrA gene encoding excinuclease ABC subunit UvrA, with protein sequence MRKARVHNLKDISIDIPKNRLVVITGVSGSGKSSLAFNTIYAEGQRRYVESLSSYARQFLSRMTKPDVESITGLAPAVAIEQKTSIKNARSTVGTATEIYDYLRLLFARIGRTYCKNCNIEIVKDSPRTVQSYIQTLVQNSRFYILFPIDILSNLTIEQEFERLKAKGFFRIIKKGETQIIDLNEEENINISREDILVLVDRIVLDLEESTLTRIADGIEIAFREGDGIAIIDTLDKVLKRFSTRFECSNCGSLYKEPTIQMFSFNNAIGACKKCEGYGKSFGVDYDLVIPDKRKSISEDAIHPISMPSLSKYKNELLKMCRREEINIDEPFSWLTKGELDLVMNGTEDYIGVTPLMKKLDKDSSSNMQSRFMAAKYRGLTTCSNCEGSRLSEEANQVFINNYRISDVAQNTIENAIIWFNKLKISNTDLEISIRIIEEISKRLSYLNNVGIGYLTLDRLSHTLSGGESQRINLATSIGSALVGAMYVLDEPSIGLHPRDTHRLIDTLKKLRDIGNTVIVVEHDSDIISKADFVIDMGPKAGEKGGEIVSFGTPHEITNSGSLTGEYLNNNKKVGLHEKRKIENQLFISLENVNINNLKNVNVKFPLNQLVVITGVSGSGKSSLIHGALFPAIAYHMGLQGKMPNSVEVIYGYEKLKSVEMIDQTPIGRTSRSNPATYVGAFDVIRDIFSNTNFAKSNAWKSGYFSFNVPGGRCEVCQGEGTITVEMQFLADLKLQCESCKGKRFKSEVLKCELNGKNIVDVLNMTVSEALIFFKEFKRVVNRLKPLEDVGLGYVRLGQPATTLSGGEAQRVKIATQLADSSSSITTGMSSNNKTLFILDEPTTGLHFDDINTLMISFYSLLNAGHSVVIIEHNLEVIKNADWIIDIGPEAGDKGGEILFEGKPEDIVNCEKSYTGHYLELNSNKFKN encoded by the coding sequence ATCCGTAAAGCTAGAGTTCATAATTTAAAAGATATATCAATAGATATTCCAAAGAATAGATTAGTTGTTATAACTGGAGTATCAGGTTCTGGTAAATCATCCTTAGCTTTTAATACTATTTATGCTGAAGGACAAAGAAGATATGTAGAATCTTTATCTTCTTATGCAAGGCAGTTCTTATCAAGAATGACTAAACCTGATGTTGAAAGCATTACTGGGTTAGCTCCTGCAGTTGCCATAGAGCAAAAAACTTCTATAAAAAATGCTCGTTCAACTGTTGGTACAGCAACTGAAATATATGATTATTTAAGATTATTATTTGCAAGGATTGGTAGAACATATTGCAAAAATTGTAATATTGAAATAGTAAAAGATTCTCCAAGAACAGTACAAAGTTATATTCAAACATTAGTTCAAAATTCAAGGTTCTATATACTTTTTCCAATCGATATACTTTCTAATCTTACAATAGAACAAGAGTTCGAAAGGCTTAAAGCAAAAGGTTTTTTTAGAATTATTAAAAAAGGAGAAACGCAAATAATTGATTTAAATGAAGAAGAGAATATCAATATAAGTAGAGAAGATATTCTAGTTTTAGTAGATAGAATTGTTTTAGATTTAGAAGAATCAACTTTAACCAGAATTGCGGATGGAATTGAAATTGCATTTAGAGAAGGGGATGGAATAGCTATTATTGATACTTTAGATAAAGTTCTAAAAAGGTTTAGCACTAGGTTTGAATGTAGCAATTGTGGTTCTCTTTACAAAGAACCTACAATTCAAATGTTTAGTTTTAATAATGCAATTGGGGCATGTAAAAAATGTGAAGGTTATGGTAAAAGTTTTGGTGTTGATTATGATTTAGTTATTCCAGATAAAAGGAAATCAATAAGTGAAGATGCAATTCATCCAATCTCAATGCCTTCTTTATCTAAGTACAAAAACGAACTTCTCAAAATGTGTAGAAGAGAAGAAATCAATATTGATGAACCATTTTCATGGCTTACAAAGGGTGAGCTTGACTTAGTTATGAATGGAACAGAAGATTATATTGGTGTTACTCCATTAATGAAAAAATTAGATAAAGATTCTAGTTCAAATATGCAATCAAGATTCATGGCTGCTAAATATAGAGGTTTAACTACATGTAGTAATTGTGAAGGTTCTAGGTTATCTGAAGAAGCAAATCAAGTATTTATTAATAATTATAGAATTTCCGATGTTGCTCAAAATACAATAGAAAATGCAATCATTTGGTTCAACAAATTGAAAATCTCGAATACTGATCTTGAAATTTCTATTAGGATTATTGAAGAAATTTCAAAAAGATTAAGTTATTTAAATAACGTTGGAATAGGGTATTTAACTTTAGATAGATTAAGCCATACTCTTTCTGGAGGAGAATCGCAAAGGATAAATTTAGCAACATCTATTGGCTCTGCACTAGTAGGTGCTATGTACGTTCTAGATGAGCCATCTATAGGGCTTCATCCTAGAGATACCCATCGACTGATTGATACATTAAAAAAGCTTAGGGATATTGGGAATACTGTTATTGTTGTTGAACATGACTCTGATATAATTAGTAAAGCAGATTTTGTTATAGATATGGGACCAAAGGCTGGAGAGAAGGGGGGTGAAATTGTTTCATTTGGTACTCCACATGAGATTACAAATTCTGGTTCTTTAACAGGTGAGTATCTTAATAATAATAAAAAAGTTGGGTTACATGAAAAACGAAAAATTGAAAATCAACTTTTTATTTCATTAGAAAATGTTAATATAAATAATTTAAAAAATGTAAATGTAAAGTTCCCTTTAAATCAATTAGTTGTAATTACAGGTGTTTCTGGTTCTGGTAAATCATCATTAATTCATGGTGCTCTTTTCCCTGCAATTGCTTATCACATGGGGTTGCAAGGTAAAATGCCAAACTCTGTTGAAGTCATATATGGATATGAGAAATTGAAATCTGTAGAGATGATTGATCAAACTCCAATTGGTAGAACTTCAAGATCTAATCCAGCTACTTATGTTGGTGCTTTCGATGTAATTAGAGATATTTTTAGCAACACAAATTTTGCAAAAAGCAATGCATGGAAAAGTGGTTACTTCTCATTTAATGTACCAGGTGGTAGATGTGAAGTTTGTCAAGGTGAAGGAACTATAACAGTTGAAATGCAGTTTTTAGCAGATTTAAAATTACAATGTGAATCTTGTAAAGGTAAAAGATTTAAATCTGAAGTTCTAAAATGCGAGTTGAATGGAAAAAATATTGTTGATGTTTTGAACATGACTGTAAGTGAAGCTTTAATATTTTTTAAAGAATTTAAAAGAGTAGTTAATAGATTAAAACCCCTTGAAGATGTTGGTTTAGGGTATGTTAGGCTAGGTCAACCAGCAACAACATTGTCTGGTGGTGAAGCTCAAAGGGTTAAAATTGCAACTCAACTTGCAGATTCTTCAAGTAGTATTACAACAGGTATGTCATCAAATAACAAAACACTTTTTATATTAGATGAACCTACCACAGGATTACATTTTGATGATATAAATACATTAATGATTTCATTCTATTCACTTTTAAATGCAGGTCATTCCGTAGTAATTATTGAACATAATCTTGAAGTAATAAAAAATGCAGATTGGATTATTGACATTGGTCCGGAAGCAGGTGATAAAGGTGGTGAAATACTTTTTGAAGGTAAACCTGAAGATATTGTAAATTGTGAAAAAAGTTATACAGGACATTATTTAGAATTAAATTCCAATAAATTTAAAAATTAG
- a CDS encoding methylated-DNA--[protein]-cysteine S-methyltransferase, whose protein sequence is MNSFVAYIESPIGILEIKGNVTLVNSVLFVNNKGLESDDLPFNILECKRQLREYFDGSRRIFTINAEQKGSPFQQIVWRQLREIPYGKKISYLQIAKQIANEKIVRALGNANGKNKIFILIPCHRVVGTDGSLVGYAGELWRKDWLLKHEARFAFGMNSLFD, encoded by the coding sequence TTGAATTCTTTTGTTGCATATATTGAGTCGCCAATAGGAATATTAGAAATTAAAGGGAATGTAACTTTAGTAAATTCTGTTCTTTTTGTAAATAATAAAGGTTTGGAAAGCGATGATTTACCATTTAACATTTTAGAATGTAAAAGGCAACTAAGAGAGTATTTTGATGGTTCGAGAAGAATTTTTACTATAAATGCTGAACAGAAGGGTAGCCCTTTTCAACAGATTGTATGGAGACAGCTACGTGAAATTCCTTACGGTAAAAAAATTAGTTATTTACAAATTGCAAAGCAAATTGCTAATGAAAAAATTGTTAGAGCTTTAGGGAATGCAAATGGAAAAAATAAGATATTTATATTAATTCCTTGTCATAGAGTTGTAGGAACAGATGGTTCATTAGTTGGTTACGCAGGGGAACTTTGGCGTAAAGATTGGCTATTAAAACATGAGGCAAGGTTTGCATTTGGTATGAATTCTTTGTTCGATTAA